Proteins found in one Synechococcus sp. LA31 genomic segment:
- a CDS encoding PipX family protein yields MSTERYLNHPTFGLLYRVAEAGEGRDLYATLYAQRMFFLVTLQDRGAQFEVIPLMDARHLAEQNLARARREGGEVHARWRQLFDKTFI; encoded by the coding sequence GTGAGCACAGAGCGTTATCTCAACCACCCCACCTTCGGCTTGCTTTACCGCGTGGCGGAGGCGGGTGAGGGTCGCGATCTCTACGCGACGCTCTATGCCCAGCGCATGTTTTTTCTGGTCACCCTGCAGGATCGGGGGGCGCAATTTGAGGTGATCCCACTCATGGATGCCCGTCATCTAGCTGAGCAGAATCTGGCGCGTGCCCGCCGCGAAGGCGGGGAGGTGCATGCCCGTTGGCGGCAGCTGTTCGATAAAACGTTTATTTGA
- a CDS encoding DUF4079 domain-containing protein, with product MTAIDWFSLLHPVLVILFVYPVVGATIRLGILVREKRLGITKQPAPVPREHADHGRWLTAGVVVAVLIALVYSFVSKAVEPGAAFIGGASRLAMLMLVAAGTLVALLALLQVKRPVLRASFTLLTWAGLLGLGSQPEIWRLSDDPFSLAFWGSHYWSGVLLPGLFLMNLAARPEISRHLRWRRLHVASNILIMVLLAVQAITGSRDLLEIPLSWQKPAIYRCDFTNRVCPDPSALPAAAAPGSGAGAGALG from the coding sequence GTGACCGCGATCGACTGGTTCTCCCTGCTCCACCCGGTGCTGGTGATCCTGTTTGTGTATCCCGTGGTGGGGGCCACCATTCGCCTGGGGATCCTGGTGCGTGAGAAACGCCTGGGCATCACCAAGCAGCCGGCACCCGTGCCGCGCGAACACGCCGACCACGGCCGCTGGCTCACGGCGGGGGTTGTGGTGGCAGTGTTGATCGCCCTGGTGTATTCCTTCGTTAGCAAGGCGGTTGAGCCTGGAGCTGCCTTCATCGGAGGCGCTTCGCGGCTGGCGATGTTGATGCTGGTGGCGGCAGGCACGTTGGTGGCGCTGTTGGCCCTGCTCCAGGTGAAGCGACCGGTGCTACGGGCCAGTTTCACATTGCTCACCTGGGCCGGCCTGCTGGGGTTGGGGAGCCAGCCTGAGATCTGGCGCCTCTCCGATGATCCCTTCAGCCTGGCGTTCTGGGGTTCTCATTATTGGAGTGGTGTGCTGCTCCCCGGGCTGTTTCTGATGAACCTGGCTGCCCGTCCCGAAATCAGCCGCCATCTGCGCTGGCGCCGCCTGCATGTGGCCAGCAACATTTTGATCATGGTGCTGCTGGCGGTGCAGGCGATCACGGGCAGTCGTGATCTGCTCGAGATTCCGCTCAGCTGGCAGAAGCCGGCGATTTACCGCTGCGATTTCACCAATCGGGTTTGCCCGGACCCTTCGGCTCTGCCAGCTGCTGCGGCACCAGGCTCTGGCGCTGGTGCGGGGGCATTGGGTTGA
- a CDS encoding response regulator transcription factor, with translation MISSLEHLSRWMNASPPANQHTLHCLIVEDQVMFLQLLRSMLEAIPGLEVRATATSQAEAIALCRADEPPELLILDLSLPDGDGLEVAHTLAEHRPDAKVVVLSGQARSFVCPAPLRPLIVGVVDKTAAFSQLQAVLESWLPQPNAPLTPRQQEIYGLIGQGLSNKEIARATALSIATVETHRKAIAQKLGMSGAELVRQASLLGRLNQEHLRSSD, from the coding sequence ATGATCTCCTCATTGGAGCATCTCTCCCGCTGGATGAACGCATCACCCCCAGCGAACCAACACACCCTCCACTGCCTGATCGTGGAAGACCAGGTGATGTTCCTTCAGCTGCTGCGCTCGATGCTGGAGGCCATCCCTGGCCTCGAGGTGCGCGCCACAGCAACCAGCCAGGCCGAGGCCATCGCGCTTTGCCGCGCCGATGAACCGCCAGAGCTCTTAATCCTGGATCTGAGCCTGCCCGATGGCGACGGCCTGGAGGTGGCGCACACCCTGGCCGAGCACCGCCCAGACGCCAAGGTGGTGGTGCTCTCCGGCCAAGCCAGAAGCTTTGTCTGCCCGGCGCCGTTGCGTCCATTGATCGTGGGGGTGGTCGACAAGACCGCCGCCTTCAGCCAACTGCAAGCCGTGCTGGAGAGCTGGCTGCCCCAGCCCAACGCGCCGCTCACCCCACGCCAACAGGAGATTTATGGCCTGATCGGCCAGGGGCTGAGCAACAAGGAGATCGCCAGAGCCACTGCGCTCTCGATCGCCACGGTGGAAACCCACCGCAAGGCCATCGCCCAGAAGCTGGGCATGAGCGGAGCGGAGCTGGTGCGGCAAGCCTCGCTGCTGGGCCGCCTGAACCAGGAGCATCTGAGGAGTTCTGATTAA
- the dusB gene encoding tRNA dihydrouridine synthase DusB, which yields MITAAPSSSAPLQLSGRGSPRTLRCRVLQSPLAGVSDRIFRSLVRRWAPDALLFTEMVNATSLELGHGLIKVEELASEPGPIGVQLFDFRPAAMADAARRAEAAGAYLIDINMGCPVKKIAKKGGGSGLIRDPHLAAEIVAAVATAVRIPVTVKTRLGWCGTSLDPVGWCRELESAGAQLLTLHGRTREQGFKGPADWDAIAAVKQALTIPVIANGDVNSPADALACLAHTGADGVMVGRGTMGAPWLVGQIDAALSGRAIPPTPGPRERIQLASEQLSALVAARGDHGLLIARKHMSWTCTGFSGAPQLRHALMRAPTPAAALALMEKASAQLDERGALAPMAAAPLAPVAEPAT from the coding sequence ATGATCACCGCAGCACCTTCCAGCTCTGCCCCCCTGCAGCTCAGCGGCCGCGGCAGTCCCCGCACTCTGCGCTGCAGGGTGCTGCAATCGCCCCTAGCCGGAGTGAGCGACCGCATCTTCCGCAGCCTGGTGCGGCGCTGGGCGCCCGATGCACTGCTGTTTACCGAGATGGTGAATGCCACGAGCCTCGAGCTGGGCCACGGCCTGATCAAAGTGGAGGAGCTCGCCAGCGAGCCAGGGCCGATCGGCGTGCAGCTGTTTGATTTCCGCCCGGCCGCCATGGCGGATGCAGCCCGCCGCGCCGAAGCCGCCGGTGCTTATTTGATCGACATCAACATGGGCTGCCCGGTGAAGAAGATCGCCAAAAAGGGTGGCGGCAGTGGCCTGATCCGTGATCCCCACCTGGCTGCAGAGATCGTGGCGGCGGTGGCCACAGCCGTGCGCATCCCGGTCACCGTGAAAACACGATTGGGCTGGTGCGGCACCAGCCTCGATCCGGTGGGCTGGTGCCGTGAGCTCGAGAGCGCCGGCGCCCAGCTGCTCACCCTGCATGGCCGCACCCGTGAGCAGGGCTTCAAGGGCCCCGCCGACTGGGATGCCATTGCCGCCGTGAAACAGGCACTCACGATCCCAGTGATCGCCAATGGCGATGTGAACAGCCCGGCTGATGCCCTGGCCTGCCTGGCCCACACCGGCGCCGATGGCGTGATGGTGGGCCGCGGCACCATGGGCGCCCCCTGGCTGGTGGGACAGATCGATGCCGCCCTCAGTGGCCGTGCGATCCCCCCCACCCCTGGCCCCCGCGAGCGAATCCAGCTGGCCTCAGAGCAGCTGAGCGCGCTGGTGGCAGCCCGAGGAGATCACGGCCTGCTGATCGCGCGGAAACACATGAGCTGGACTTGCACCGGCTTCAGCGGTGCACCGCAATTACGCCACGCCCTGATGCGCGCCCCTACCCCTGCTGCAGCCCTAGCGTTGATGGAGAAAGCCTCGGCCCAGCTCGATGAACGCGGAGCTCTGGCTCCCATGGCTGCTGCTCCTCTGGCCCCTGTGGCTGAGCCGGCGACCTGA
- a CDS encoding energy-coupling factor transporter transmembrane protein EcfT, giving the protein MDWLRQIPIGQYVDGTGSWLRDLDPRLKLAWTVAFLLTPILAGPWWRLALVGLLLLVTALSGLPWRIWRRTLPLLFALSLLVGVLATFLPAGGAPPAPLNRSPQELRVAPEDLGRSWELLRWGPVQLGPVPLGPLVITRRSAELGLNSATLLFTVIHSANLLLLTTPPEALVWGLSWCLAPMRPLGVPVERLGFTLLLALRFLPLVQEEFQNLLRSVATRSVNLRQLGLQGSLALVLALGERLLANVLLRADQGAEALLARGGRWIAPAQLLRDPLPRRTLQASAALGLLVLLGLRWRYGDL; this is encoded by the coding sequence ATGGATTGGTTGCGGCAGATCCCCATCGGCCAATACGTCGATGGCACCGGTAGCTGGCTGCGGGATCTCGATCCGCGCCTGAAGCTGGCCTGGACCGTGGCCTTCCTGCTGACGCCAATCCTGGCCGGGCCCTGGTGGCGTCTGGCATTGGTGGGGCTGCTGCTCTTGGTCACCGCCCTGAGCGGTTTGCCCTGGCGGATCTGGCGTCGCACCCTGCCGCTGCTGTTTGCCCTCTCGCTGTTGGTGGGGGTGCTGGCCACCTTCCTGCCCGCCGGTGGCGCTCCGCCGGCGCCGTTGAATCGCTCACCTCAAGAGCTGCGTGTCGCCCCAGAAGATCTTGGGCGCAGCTGGGAGCTGCTGCGCTGGGGGCCCGTTCAACTCGGGCCTGTGCCCCTGGGGCCGTTGGTGATCACGCGCCGCTCGGCGGAGCTCGGCCTCAACAGCGCCACCCTGCTGTTCACAGTGATTCACAGCGCCAACCTGCTGCTGCTCACCACGCCGCCGGAGGCCCTGGTGTGGGGATTGAGCTGGTGCCTGGCACCGATGAGGCCGTTAGGGGTGCCTGTGGAGCGTTTGGGCTTCACGCTGTTGCTCGCCTTGCGTTTCCTTCCACTGGTGCAAGAGGAGTTTCAGAACTTGCTGCGCTCCGTGGCCACGCGCTCGGTGAATCTGCGTCAGCTGGGGCTCCAGGGCTCATTGGCCTTGGTGCTCGCCCTGGGTGAGCGTTTGCTTGCCAACGTGCTGCTGCGGGCTGATCAAGGGGCTGAGGCGCTCCTGGCTCGCGGCGGCCGCTGGATCGCTCCAGCGCAGCTGCTGCGCGATCCGCTGCCCCGCCGGACCCTGCAGGCGAGTGCGGCGCTCGGCTTGCTGGTGTTGCTTGGTTTGCGGTGGAGGTACGGTGACCTCTGA
- a CDS encoding DUF1823 family protein has product MVIRLSDPRSLSSAEAATAPVPFPLSRELLEAVLADRTSDRFVCELIWPRLGYERDGSGTWSAGPATEASWRESFPIAPQFIAERPPAVALTRSIPKEHKQLLKEQLGFGGYRIGELYPRRTRRATAVNWLLAHLAQRGEPLPERGLLPELQAQPADPVTGHPGDLPIS; this is encoded by the coding sequence ATGGTGATCCGATTGTCGGACCCCAGGTCGTTGTCTTCCGCTGAAGCCGCCACTGCGCCCGTTCCCTTCCCTTTGAGCCGTGAGCTGCTCGAAGCGGTGCTGGCAGACCGCACCAGCGATCGCTTCGTGTGTGAACTGATTTGGCCGCGCCTGGGTTACGAGCGCGACGGTTCTGGCACCTGGAGCGCGGGCCCGGCCACGGAGGCCAGCTGGCGGGAGTCATTCCCGATCGCGCCGCAGTTCATTGCCGAGCGCCCGCCCGCCGTGGCGCTCACCCGCTCCATCCCCAAGGAGCACAAGCAGCTGCTCAAGGAGCAGCTGGGCTTTGGCGGCTACCGGATCGGCGAGCTCTATCCCCGCCGTACCCGCCGCGCTACGGCGGTGAACTGGCTGCTGGCTCATCTAGCCCAGCGTGGGGAACCGCTGCCAGAGCGCGGCCTGCTGCCGGAGCTGCAAGCGCAGCCGGCTGATCCGGTGACGGGCCACCCGGGCGATCTGCCGATCAGCTGA
- the aroQ gene encoding type II 3-dehydroquinate dehydratase, with protein sequence MRVLLLNGPNLNLLGLREPGLYGADTLEAIEAELDRQAAGLGAQLDCFQSNHEGVLVDRIHAARGHADGILINAGAFTHTSIALRDALLGVAIPYVELHLSNVHAREPFRHHSVLADKALGVICGFGAASYGLALQGLVQRLRQEGAA encoded by the coding sequence ATGCGGGTGCTGCTGCTGAATGGGCCGAATCTCAATCTGCTTGGGCTGCGTGAGCCTGGGCTTTATGGGGCCGACACGCTTGAGGCGATTGAGGCGGAGCTTGACCGCCAGGCTGCAGGTCTTGGCGCGCAGCTCGACTGCTTCCAGAGCAACCACGAGGGTGTTCTGGTGGATCGCATCCATGCGGCCCGCGGCCACGCCGACGGCATCTTGATCAACGCCGGCGCCTTCACCCACACCTCCATCGCCCTGCGGGATGCCCTGCTGGGGGTGGCCATCCCCTATGTGGAGCTGCATTTGAGCAACGTCCATGCCCGCGAGCCCTTCCGGCATCACTCCGTCTTGGCTGACAAGGCCCTGGGTGTGATCTGTGGCTTCGGGGCCGCCAGTTATGGCCTGGCCCTGCAGGGTCTGGTGCAGCGGCTGCGCCAAGAGGGGGCGGCGTGA
- a CDS encoding tRNA-(ms[2]io[6]A)-hydroxylase, with protein sequence MTALLENPTARVKWLAAASSATWLEQASARPDLVLIDHAHCERKAAGVALQLMFRYPSDEALGAALSPLAREELEHFELVLQLLQRRGIALRPLPAPAYGATLTASVRKGEPERMLDSFLVAGLIEARSHERMALLAAHSPDPELRALYGELLASEARHFGLYWCLCEERFGREATVARLQELAALEVQALTGQLIQADAVRMHSVGVQLGA encoded by the coding sequence GTGACGGCCCTGCTGGAGAACCCAACCGCCCGGGTGAAGTGGCTGGCCGCGGCAAGCAGCGCTACCTGGCTGGAGCAGGCCAGTGCCCGCCCCGATCTGGTGTTGATTGACCACGCCCACTGCGAGCGCAAGGCGGCGGGCGTGGCCCTGCAGCTGATGTTCCGCTATCCCTCCGATGAAGCGCTGGGGGCGGCCTTGAGCCCGCTAGCCCGCGAGGAGCTGGAGCATTTCGAGCTGGTGCTGCAGCTGCTTCAGCGCCGCGGGATTGCTCTGCGCCCCCTGCCGGCACCGGCCTATGGCGCCACGTTGACGGCCTCGGTGCGCAAAGGCGAGCCGGAGCGGATGCTCGATTCCTTTTTGGTGGCGGGCCTGATCGAGGCGCGCAGCCATGAGCGCATGGCGCTGCTGGCTGCCCATAGCCCCGACCCTGAGCTGCGGGCGCTCTATGGCGAGCTGCTAGCCAGCGAAGCCCGCCACTTCGGCCTCTATTGGTGTCTGTGCGAAGAGCGCTTCGGCCGTGAGGCCACGGTGGCGCGGCTCCAGGAGCTGGCGGCGTTGGAAGTGCAGGCGCTTACAGGGCAGCTGATCCAGGCCGACGCCGTGCGCATGCACTCGGTTGGGGTGCAGCTGGGCGCCTAG
- a CDS encoding SAM-dependent methyltransferase — translation MGVGPGDPQLLTVAAVQAIEAAAVVAYPVARLDAEGMAARIAAPWIGPQQRRLPLLFPMVAEAEPRRQAWHAAAEALAQELSAGLSVVLLCEGDSSLYASCSYVLLALAQRDPPVPVRVIPGISAVSAAAAAASSQGHPWPLALQQEPLLIRPTPETPAALETLLAQASAAGTVLALLKLGHRWSWVQPLLLARGLLDQALFAQRVGWPDQLVEPAVMVSPAEQPYFSLLLIRQGWPAVLP, via the coding sequence GTGGGTGTTGGCCCCGGAGATCCGCAGTTGCTCACCGTGGCGGCGGTGCAGGCGATCGAAGCCGCTGCAGTGGTGGCTTACCCCGTGGCGCGCCTGGATGCTGAAGGGATGGCCGCCCGCATCGCGGCCCCTTGGATTGGCCCGCAGCAACGCCGGCTACCGCTGCTGTTCCCGATGGTGGCTGAGGCGGAGCCCCGCCGGCAGGCCTGGCATGCAGCAGCGGAGGCCCTGGCCCAAGAGCTGTCGGCGGGGCTGTCGGTGGTGCTGCTGTGTGAGGGCGATAGCTCCCTTTACGCCAGCTGCTCCTATGTGCTGTTAGCCCTCGCGCAGCGTGATCCGCCTGTGCCTGTGCGGGTGATCCCGGGGATCAGTGCAGTGAGTGCGGCCGCTGCCGCGGCCTCCAGCCAGGGCCACCCTTGGCCATTGGCCTTGCAGCAGGAGCCGCTGCTGATCCGGCCTACCCCTGAGACCCCCGCTGCGTTGGAGACCTTGCTGGCCCAGGCCTCTGCTGCTGGCACTGTGTTGGCGCTGCTGAAACTGGGGCACCGCTGGAGCTGGGTGCAGCCGCTGCTGCTGGCTCGGGGCCTGCTTGATCAGGCGCTGTTTGCCCAGCGTGTGGGCTGGCCCGATCAGTTGGTTGAGCCGGCGGTGATGGTCAGCCCGGCGGAGCAGCCCTACTTTTCATTGTTGTTGATCCGCCAGGGCTGGCCGGCGGTGTTGCCTTGA
- a CDS encoding glycosyltransferase, protein MNAELWLPWLLLLWPLWLSRRPEARSPLWMRRSLLVLLILLNLHYLQWRLLQSLNLSTHLAAALSVLLLFAEAWLLLSGLLPLLLAWRRFSDGSPEADAAQAIWQASNWRPQVDVLIPTCGEPLPVLERCLRACSQMRYPHRHLWVLDDTGRPEVVALAARYNCGYHHRPERRHAKAGNLNAGLALCRGELVAVFDADFVPQEHFLDRTIGLLLDPQVALVQTPQHFLNADPVMRNLAMEAWLLPDEESFYRWIEPVRSAWDAVVCAGTSFLVRRSALDEVGGFVEQAISEDLVTGMALASRGWKLRYLGEKLSAGLAAETMLDFVRQRQRWASGTLQALRLRQGPLRLPGLHWSQRLAYLEGALHWFNTVPRLLLLLMPLSIGLLGVLPVLLTDDAVLGKLLPLWIGLLLSTGWLNRGSRHALLADLPGWALAVPLASTVLASLWGRVQPFRITPKHRMQGDGGIAPVLALPLLVLLALNGLNLALILRHLSAGSAAASGWLGLGWGGLTLLGLLVALRACLDPATSDPSPWLALPLQARLYGRTPAGLPLELAAAISAISETGVTLHEPAALPAGFRAEWLALHVPGEMELPDLPVKTQPAHRAIHLAWVWSRESAASRERFLGWLYGRPKAWPQRQAPPEWRALLALLGRLINPMPPHQRQSLVPQQLAEPKGPGKPDW, encoded by the coding sequence ATGAACGCGGAGCTCTGGCTCCCATGGCTGCTGCTCCTCTGGCCCCTGTGGCTGAGCCGGCGACCTGAAGCACGCTCCCCCTTGTGGATGCGCCGCAGCCTGCTGGTGCTGCTCATCTTGCTGAACCTGCACTACCTGCAATGGCGGCTCCTGCAGAGCCTCAACCTCAGCACCCACTTAGCGGCAGCCCTGAGCGTGCTGCTGCTATTCGCCGAGGCCTGGCTCCTGCTTAGCGGCCTACTTCCGCTTCTTCTGGCCTGGCGACGCTTCAGCGATGGCAGCCCAGAAGCCGATGCAGCCCAGGCCATCTGGCAAGCCAGCAACTGGCGGCCTCAGGTGGATGTGCTGATCCCCACCTGCGGTGAACCCCTGCCTGTGCTGGAGCGCTGCCTGCGAGCCTGCAGCCAAATGCGCTATCCGCACCGCCACCTGTGGGTGCTCGATGACACCGGCCGCCCGGAGGTGGTTGCCCTGGCGGCTCGCTACAACTGCGGCTACCACCACCGGCCGGAGCGGCGGCACGCCAAGGCGGGCAACCTCAATGCCGGTCTGGCCCTGTGCCGCGGCGAGCTGGTGGCCGTGTTCGATGCCGACTTCGTGCCGCAGGAGCACTTCCTGGATCGCACCATCGGCCTGCTGCTCGATCCGCAGGTGGCGCTGGTGCAAACGCCCCAACATTTCCTCAATGCTGATCCGGTGATGCGCAACTTGGCGATGGAGGCCTGGTTGCTGCCGGATGAGGAGAGCTTCTATCGCTGGATCGAACCGGTGCGCAGTGCCTGGGATGCCGTGGTGTGCGCCGGCACCAGCTTCCTGGTGCGCCGCAGCGCCCTCGATGAGGTGGGCGGCTTTGTGGAGCAGGCGATCTCGGAAGATCTGGTCACGGGCATGGCACTGGCCTCCCGCGGCTGGAAGCTGCGGTATCTCGGCGAAAAGCTCAGTGCCGGCCTTGCGGCAGAAACGATGCTCGATTTCGTGCGCCAGCGGCAACGCTGGGCCTCCGGCACCCTCCAGGCCCTGCGGTTGCGCCAGGGCCCGCTGCGGCTACCAGGGCTGCACTGGAGCCAGCGCCTGGCCTATCTCGAGGGAGCGCTGCACTGGTTCAACACCGTGCCGCGGCTGTTGCTGCTGCTGATGCCGCTGAGCATTGGTCTACTGGGCGTGTTGCCCGTGCTGCTCACGGACGACGCCGTGCTGGGCAAGCTGTTGCCCCTCTGGATCGGGCTGCTGCTCAGCACAGGCTGGCTTAATCGCGGCAGCCGCCATGCTCTCCTGGCCGACCTACCGGGCTGGGCCTTGGCCGTGCCGCTGGCCAGCACGGTGCTAGCCAGCCTGTGGGGGCGGGTGCAGCCGTTTCGCATCACCCCCAAACACCGCATGCAGGGTGACGGCGGCATCGCGCCCGTGCTGGCGCTGCCGCTGCTGGTGCTCCTGGCGCTCAACGGTCTCAACTTGGCCTTGATCCTCCGCCATCTGAGCGCTGGCAGCGCTGCGGCCAGCGGCTGGCTGGGCCTCGGGTGGGGCGGGCTCACCCTGCTGGGCCTGCTGGTCGCGCTGCGGGCCTGCCTAGATCCAGCGACCAGCGATCCAAGCCCCTGGCTGGCCCTGCCGCTACAGGCACGGCTCTATGGACGCACACCAGCCGGGCTGCCGTTGGAGCTTGCCGCAGCGATCAGCGCCATCAGTGAAACCGGTGTGACCTTGCACGAGCCCGCGGCACTGCCAGCGGGCTTTCGCGCTGAGTGGCTGGCGCTTCACGTTCCAGGAGAGATGGAGCTGCCCGATCTACCCGTGAAGACTCAACCGGCCCACCGCGCCATCCATCTGGCCTGGGTCTGGAGCAGGGAGAGTGCCGCATCCCGTGAGAGATTCCTCGGCTGGCTTTACGGCCGCCCCAAAGCCTGGCCGCAACGTCAGGCGCCACCGGAATGGCGTGCCCTACTGGCTTTGCTGGGGCGGCTCATCAACCCAATGCCCCCGCACCAGCGCCAGAGCCTGGTGCCGCAGCAGCTGGCAGAGCCGAAGGGTCCGGGCAAACCCGATTGGTGA
- a CDS encoding acireductone dioxygenase — MSHLQIFQASGSHHPLPVFASNDPALITAELSERGIGFERWPAHAELPAGAGPDTVLQAYAAEIQRVQARGSYPTVDAIRMTPDHPDREALRQKFLAEHTHSEDEVRFFVEGQGLFCLHIGEEVLQVRCESGDWISVPAGTKHWFDMGSAPQFCAIRFFDNAEGWVAQFTGDAIAEHYPLLS, encoded by the coding sequence ATGAGTCATCTGCAGATTTTTCAAGCCAGCGGCAGCCACCATCCGCTGCCTGTGTTCGCCAGCAACGACCCGGCCCTGATCACTGCGGAGTTGTCCGAGCGCGGCATCGGCTTCGAGCGCTGGCCAGCCCACGCTGAGCTACCCGCCGGCGCTGGCCCCGACACCGTGCTGCAGGCCTACGCCGCAGAGATCCAGCGGGTGCAGGCCCGCGGCAGCTACCCCACCGTGGATGCGATCCGGATGACGCCGGACCACCCCGATCGCGAAGCTCTGCGCCAGAAGTTTCTGGCTGAACACACCCACAGCGAAGACGAAGTGCGCTTCTTCGTGGAAGGCCAGGGCCTGTTCTGCCTGCACATCGGCGAGGAGGTGCTTCAGGTGCGCTGTGAATCGGGCGATTGGATCAGCGTGCCGGCCGGCACCAAGCACTGGTTCGACATGGGCAGCGCCCCGCAGTTCTGCGCCATCCGCTTCTTCGACAACGCCGAGGGCTGGGTGGCCCAGTTCACCGGGGATGCCATCGCCGAGCACTACCCGCTGCTGAGCTAG
- a CDS encoding L,D-transpeptidase gives MVELIASIVVDLSDQKLYVYNPNQELVRTVLVSTGKASSPTPTGSAQVFTKHRSVTMRGRTYVAPNVPWTMCITENEMICMHGAPWQEEAGQRFGVARSSGCIRIPSPHARWLFENTPVGTPVTIQV, from the coding sequence ATGGTGGAACTGATCGCCTCGATCGTGGTCGACCTCTCCGACCAGAAGCTCTATGTGTACAACCCCAATCAGGAGCTCGTGCGCACGGTGCTGGTGAGCACCGGCAAAGCCTCGAGCCCGACACCCACCGGCAGCGCCCAGGTGTTCACCAAACACCGCAGCGTCACCATGCGCGGCCGCACCTACGTGGCCCCGAATGTGCCCTGGACCATGTGCATCACTGAAAACGAAATGATCTGCATGCATGGCGCCCCCTGGCAGGAAGAGGCGGGGCAGCGTTTTGGTGTGGCACGCAGCAGCGGCTGCATCCGTATCCCCAGCCCCCATGCCCGCTGGCTGTTTGAAAACACCCCCGTCGGAACACCGGTCACGATCCAGGTGTGA
- the der gene encoding ribosome biogenesis GTPase Der — translation MALPVVAIIGRPNVGKSTLVNRLCKSREAIVHDEPGVTRDRTYQDGYWRDRHFRVVDTGGLVFDDDSEFLPEIREQANLALSEASVAVVIADGQQGLTAADEAIADWLRGHNVPVLLAVNKCESPEAGLSMAAEFWSLGLGEPHPISAIHGAGTGDLLDQLVDHLPPTEELTGEEPIQLAIVGRPNVGKSSLLNAICGEKRAIVSPIRGTTRDTIDTTIEREGHTWKILDTAGIRRKRSVNYGPEFFGINRSFKAIERSDVCVLVIDALDGVTEQDQRLAGRIEEDGRACVLVVNKWDAIEKDSHTMPSMEKELRAKLYFLDWAPMLFTSALSGQRVQSIFAIAAVAVEQHRRRVSTSVVNEVLQEAVSWRSPPTSRGGRQGRIYYGTQVATRPPSFTLFVNDPKLFGDTYRRYVERQIREGLGFEGSPLKLFWRGKQQRDAERDLAKQQARGR, via the coding sequence TTGGCTCTGCCGGTCGTCGCCATCATTGGCCGCCCCAATGTGGGCAAATCCACCCTGGTCAACCGCCTCTGCAAGAGCCGCGAAGCGATCGTTCACGACGAACCCGGTGTGACTCGGGATCGCACCTATCAAGATGGCTATTGGCGTGATCGCCATTTCCGCGTGGTGGATACCGGCGGGCTGGTGTTCGACGACGACAGCGAATTTCTGCCGGAGATCCGTGAGCAGGCGAATCTTGCCCTCTCGGAAGCATCCGTGGCCGTGGTGATTGCCGATGGTCAGCAGGGGCTGACGGCGGCGGATGAAGCGATCGCTGATTGGCTGCGCGGCCACAACGTGCCGGTGCTCCTGGCGGTGAATAAGTGCGAGTCGCCCGAGGCAGGCCTCTCCATGGCGGCTGAATTTTGGAGTCTCGGCCTGGGGGAGCCCCATCCGATTTCTGCCATCCATGGTGCCGGCACCGGTGACCTGCTTGATCAGCTGGTTGATCACCTGCCACCCACCGAGGAGCTCACCGGTGAGGAGCCGATTCAGCTGGCCATCGTGGGCCGGCCGAATGTGGGTAAATCCAGTTTGCTCAATGCCATTTGTGGTGAGAAGCGCGCGATTGTGAGCCCGATTCGTGGCACAACTCGCGACACAATCGACACCACGATCGAGCGGGAGGGGCACACCTGGAAGATCCTCGATACCGCTGGTATTCGCCGCAAGCGCTCGGTGAATTACGGCCCTGAATTTTTTGGAATCAATCGCAGTTTTAAAGCGATTGAGCGCTCTGATGTGTGTGTGCTGGTGATCGATGCCCTCGACGGCGTTACCGAGCAGGATCAGCGCCTGGCGGGTCGCATCGAGGAAGACGGCCGTGCCTGCGTGCTGGTGGTGAACAAATGGGATGCGATTGAGAAGGATTCCCACACCATGCCGTCGATGGAAAAGGAGTTGCGCGCCAAGCTCTACTTCCTTGATTGGGCGCCGATGCTGTTCACCTCGGCCCTGAGCGGCCAGCGGGTGCAGAGCATCTTTGCGATTGCTGCAGTCGCGGTGGAGCAGCACCGCCGCCGCGTCAGCACCTCGGTGGTGAATGAGGTGCTGCAGGAGGCCGTGAGCTGGCGCTCACCGCCCACCAGTCGCGGTGGCCGTCAAGGGCGGATCTACTACGGAACCCAGGTGGCGACCCGCCCGCCGAGCTTCACCCTGTTTGTGAACGACCCGAAGCTCTTCGGCGACACCTACCGTCGCTATGTGGAACGGCAGATCCGTGAAGGGCTGGGTTTTGAAGGATCACCGCTCAAGCTGTTTTGGCGTGGTAAGCAGCAGCGCGATGCCGAGCGCGATTTGGCGAAGCAGCAGGCCCGCGGCCGCTAA